In the genome of Streptomyces sp. NBC_00190, one region contains:
- a CDS encoding AAA family ATPase has translation MHLKSLTLRGFKSFASATTLRFEPGITCVVGPNGSGKSNVVDALSWVMGEQGAKSLRGGKMEDVIFAGTTGRPPLGRAEVSLTIDNSDGALPIDYAEVTITRIMFRGGSSEYQINGDTCRLLDIQELLSDSGIGREMHVIVGQGQLDSVLHADPMGRRAFIEEAAGVLKHRKRKEKALRKLDAMQANLARVQDLNEELRRQLKPLGRQAAVARRAAVIQADLRDARLRLLADDLVTLRRALDAEIADEAALKERKEAAEARLAEALRREAELEEAVRELAPRLQRAQRTWYELSQLAERVRGTASLADARVKSATAPVEEERRGRDPEDMEREAARIREQEAELTAALEAASHALEDTAAHRAELERALAAEERRLRDAARAIADRREALARLTGRLGAARSRAGAAQAEIDRLVAARDEAEARAVAAQEEYEALAEEVGGLDDASVEGEYEAARAALAAAEAELGAARDALTAAERSRAAVSARRDALALGLRRKDGTGALLAARVQLAGLLGPAAERLSVTPGYEAAVAAALGSAADALAVASPGAAAEAIRHLRGTDAGRATLLITPPPVLPAQSQAPAHAPADPSAPPLPGRASGPGAAVPGQVLAEAGGGSPHPTASRNRVLPGPSGVPAAELVGGDAEATRAVGWVLRDHFVVGTLDEAETLVAARADAVAVTVDGDVLGAHLAHGGSAGAPSLIEVQAAVDEAAAELARLDARCLELGEVQAAAQARRKAAAALVEELAERRRAAEQARAGVAQQLGRLAGQAKGAAGEAERTAAAAAKAQDALEQALMDVEECAEQLATAEEMPVEEEPDSAVRDRLAADGANARQTEMEARLQLRTHEERVKGLAGRADSLDRAARAEREARTRAERRRARLRHEAEVARAVADGARQLLAHVEVSLRRADEERAGAEYAKGLREQELAAARNSGRDLKGELDKLTDSVHRGEVLGAEKRLRIEAVEAKALEEFGMEAAGLVAEYGPDQPVPPSPPAEGETLPEDAGHPRNLPGPFVRAQQEKRLRAAERAYQQLGKVNPLALEEFAALEERHQFLSEQLEDLRKTRADLLHVVKEVDERVEQVFTEAYRDTAREFEGVFSRLFPGGEGRLVLTDPDNMLTTGVDVEARPPGKKVKRLSLLSGGERSLTAVALLVSIFKARPSPFYVMDEVEAALDDTNLQRLIRIMEELQESSQLIVITHQKRTMEVADALYGVSMQGDGVSKVISQRLR, from the coding sequence GTGCACCTCAAGTCCCTGACCCTGCGCGGCTTCAAATCCTTTGCATCCGCCACCACCCTGCGCTTCGAACCCGGCATCACCTGTGTCGTGGGTCCGAACGGCTCCGGCAAGTCCAATGTGGTGGACGCGCTGTCCTGGGTCATGGGCGAACAAGGGGCCAAGTCCCTGCGCGGCGGGAAGATGGAAGACGTCATCTTCGCCGGGACCACCGGACGTCCGCCGCTCGGCCGCGCCGAGGTCTCCCTCACGATCGACAACTCCGACGGCGCGCTGCCCATCGACTACGCCGAAGTCACCATCACCCGCATCATGTTCCGCGGCGGCAGCAGCGAGTACCAGATCAACGGCGACACCTGCCGCCTGCTCGACATCCAGGAGCTGCTCTCCGACTCCGGCATCGGCCGCGAGATGCACGTCATCGTCGGACAGGGCCAGCTGGACTCCGTCCTGCACGCGGATCCCATGGGGCGCCGCGCCTTCATCGAGGAAGCGGCCGGCGTACTCAAGCACCGCAAGCGCAAGGAGAAGGCGCTGCGGAAGCTCGACGCGATGCAGGCCAACCTCGCACGCGTACAGGACCTCAACGAAGAGCTGCGGCGCCAGCTGAAGCCCCTGGGTCGACAGGCCGCGGTGGCCCGGCGGGCAGCCGTCATCCAGGCGGACCTGCGCGACGCGCGGCTCCGGCTGCTCGCCGACGACCTGGTCACGCTGCGCCGCGCGCTCGACGCGGAGATCGCGGACGAGGCGGCGCTGAAGGAACGCAAGGAGGCCGCCGAGGCCCGGCTCGCCGAGGCGCTGCGGCGCGAGGCGGAACTGGAGGAGGCCGTACGGGAGCTCGCGCCGCGGCTCCAGCGGGCGCAGCGGACCTGGTACGAGCTCTCGCAGCTCGCCGAGCGGGTACGGGGGACCGCGTCCCTGGCCGACGCGCGGGTCAAGAGCGCGACCGCCCCCGTGGAGGAGGAGCGGCGGGGGCGCGACCCGGAGGACATGGAAAGGGAGGCCGCCCGGATCCGCGAGCAGGAGGCGGAACTGACGGCGGCCCTGGAGGCGGCCTCCCACGCGCTGGAGGACACGGCCGCGCACCGGGCGGAGCTGGAGCGGGCACTGGCCGCGGAGGAGCGGCGGCTGCGCGACGCCGCGCGGGCCATCGCGGACCGGCGCGAGGCACTGGCCCGGCTGACGGGGCGGCTCGGCGCGGCCCGCTCCCGGGCGGGCGCCGCGCAGGCCGAGATCGACCGGCTCGTCGCGGCGCGGGACGAGGCCGAGGCCCGGGCGGTGGCCGCGCAGGAGGAGTACGAGGCCCTGGCGGAGGAGGTCGGCGGTCTCGACGACGCTTCGGTGGAGGGCGAGTACGAGGCCGCCCGGGCCGCGCTCGCGGCGGCGGAGGCCGAACTGGGCGCGGCGCGCGACGCCCTGACGGCGGCGGAACGCTCGCGCGCGGCGGTGTCGGCGCGGCGGGACGCGCTGGCGCTCGGGCTACGCCGCAAGGACGGCACGGGCGCGCTGCTCGCGGCGCGGGTGCAGCTGGCCGGGCTGCTGGGACCGGCGGCGGAGCGGCTGTCGGTGACCCCGGGGTACGAGGCGGCGGTGGCCGCTGCGCTGGGCTCGGCGGCGGATGCGCTGGCCGTGGCCTCGCCGGGCGCGGCGGCCGAGGCGATCCGTCACCTGCGCGGTACGGACGCCGGCCGCGCCACCCTCCTGATCACCCCGCCGCCGGTCCTGCCGGCCCAGAGCCAGGCCCCGGCCCACGCCCCGGCCGATCCGTCCGCCCCGCCGCTGCCGGGCCGGGCCTCGGGCCCGGGGGCTGCCGTCCCCGGCCAGGTCCTGGCCGAGGCCGGGGGAGGCTCTCCTCACCCCACCGCTTCCCGGAACCGGGTTCTGCCCGGCCCCTCCGGTGTGCCCGCCGCGGAGCTGGTCGGGGGAGACGCGGAGGCGACGCGGGCCGTGGGGTGGGTCCTGCGGGACCACTTCGTGGTCGGGACCCTCGACGAGGCCGAGACCCTCGTCGCCGCGCGGGCCGACGCGGTGGCCGTGACCGTGGACGGGGACGTCCTCGGCGCGCACCTCGCGCACGGCGGCTCCGCCGGTGCGCCCAGCCTGATCGAGGTACAGGCGGCCGTCGACGAGGCGGCGGCGGAGCTGGCCCGGCTGGACGCGCGGTGCCTGGAGCTGGGCGAGGTACAGGCGGCCGCCCAGGCGCGGCGCAAGGCCGCGGCGGCCCTGGTCGAGGAGCTCGCCGAGCGCCGGCGGGCCGCGGAGCAGGCCCGCGCCGGGGTCGCGCAGCAGCTCGGGCGGCTCGCCGGGCAGGCGAAGGGGGCCGCGGGCGAAGCCGAGCGCACTGCCGCCGCCGCGGCCAAGGCCCAGGACGCGCTGGAGCAGGCGCTGATGGACGTGGAGGAGTGCGCGGAGCAGCTGGCGACGGCCGAGGAGATGCCGGTCGAGGAGGAGCCCGACTCCGCGGTGCGGGACCGGCTCGCCGCCGACGGCGCCAACGCCCGCCAGACCGAGATGGAGGCCCGGCTGCAGCTGCGGACCCACGAGGAGCGGGTCAAGGGGCTGGCGGGAAGGGCCGACTCGCTCGACCGGGCGGCCCGCGCGGAACGTGAGGCCCGCACCCGCGCCGAACGCCGCCGGGCCCGGCTGCGGCACGAGGCGGAAGTGGCCCGGGCGGTCGCCGACGGGGCCCGGCAGCTGCTCGCGCACGTGGAGGTGTCGCTGCGCAGGGCCGACGAGGAGCGCGCCGGGGCCGAGTACGCCAAGGGCCTGCGCGAGCAGGAGCTCGCCGCGGCCAGGAACAGCGGCCGGGACCTGAAGGGCGAGCTCGACAAGCTCACCGACTCCGTGCACCGCGGGGAGGTGCTGGGCGCCGAGAAGCGGCTGCGCATCGAGGCGGTGGAGGCCAAGGCGCTGGAGGAGTTCGGCATGGAGGCGGCCGGGCTCGTCGCCGAGTACGGGCCCGACCAGCCGGTGCCGCCCTCCCCGCCCGCCGAGGGCGAGACGCTGCCGGAGGACGCCGGGCACCCGCGGAACCTGCCCGGCCCCTTCGTCCGCGCCCAGCAGGAGAAGCGGCTCAGGGCGGCCGAGCGCGCCTACCAGCAGCTCGGCAAGGTCAACCCGCTCGCGCTGGAGGAGTTCGCGGCGCTGGAGGAGCGCCACCAGTTCCTCAGCGAGCAGCTGGAGGACCTGCGCAAGACGCGCGCCGACCTCCTTCACGTGGTGAAGGAGGTCGACGAGCGCGTCGAACAGGTCTTCACCGAGGCGTACCGGGACACGGCCCGGGAGTTCGAGGGGGTCTTCTCGCGGCTGTTCCCCGGCGGCGAGGGCCGACTCGTTCTCACCGACCCCGACAACATGCTGACCACCGGCGTCGACGTCGAAGCCCGCCCGCCGGGCAAGAAGGTCAAGCGGCTGTCGCTGCTCTCGGGCGGCGAGCGCTCGCTGACGGCCGTGGCCCTGCTGGTGTCCATCTTCAAGGCGCGGCCCAGCCCGTTCTACGTGATGGACGAGGTCGAGGCCGCGCTCGACGACACCAACCTGCAGCGGCTGATCCGGATCATGGAGGAGCTCCAGGAGAGCTCCCAGCTGATCGTCATCACCCACCAGAAGCGGACGATGGAGGTCGCCGACGCGCTCTACGGCGTCTCGATGCAGGGCGACGGGGTCTCCAAGGTCATCAGTCAGCGGCTGCGCTGA
- a CDS encoding sugar porter family MFS transporter yields the protein MTSTANAPASGGGRAARPDHLGHVIFIAAAAAMGGFLFGYDSSVINGAVVAIRERFDVGSAALAQVIAAALIGCAIGAATAGRMADRIGRIRCMQIAAVLFTASAIGSALPFALWDLAMWRVIGGFGIGMASVIGPAYIAEVSPAAYRGRLASFQQAAIVIGIAVSQLVNWGLLNLADGNQRGEIAGLEAWQWMLGVMVVPAVIYGLLSFVIPESPRYLISAGRTEQAKKVLREVEGSKIDIDARAAEIEHAMHSEQKSTFKDLLGGRFGFLPIVWIGIGLSVFQQLVGINVIFYYSSSLWQSVGIDPTSSFLYSFTTSIINIIGTVIAMVLVDRIGRKPLALIGSAGMAVSLGLCAWAFSFKEEIGGTISIPSTQGTVALIAAHAFVLFFALSWGVVVWVLLGEMFPNRIRAAALGVAASAQWIANWVITVSFPSLSDWSLSGAYVIYTVFALLSIPFILKWVPETKGKALEEMG from the coding sequence TTGACCAGCACAGCGAACGCACCCGCGTCGGGCGGAGGCCGGGCGGCACGCCCCGACCATCTCGGGCACGTCATCTTCATCGCCGCGGCCGCGGCGATGGGCGGTTTCCTCTTCGGCTACGACAGCTCCGTCATCAACGGCGCGGTCGTCGCCATCCGCGAACGGTTCGACGTCGGGTCCGCGGCGCTCGCCCAGGTGATCGCCGCCGCGCTGATCGGCTGCGCCATCGGCGCCGCCACGGCCGGCCGCATGGCCGACCGGATCGGCCGCATCCGCTGCATGCAGATCGCTGCCGTCCTCTTCACCGCGAGCGCCATCGGCTCGGCCCTTCCGTTCGCCCTGTGGGACCTGGCCATGTGGCGCGTCATCGGCGGCTTCGGCATCGGCATGGCCTCCGTCATCGGCCCCGCCTACATCGCCGAGGTGTCCCCGGCCGCCTACCGCGGCCGGCTCGCCTCCTTCCAGCAGGCGGCGATCGTCATCGGCATCGCCGTCTCCCAGCTCGTCAACTGGGGCCTGCTGAACCTCGCCGACGGCAACCAGCGCGGTGAGATCGCCGGCCTGGAGGCCTGGCAGTGGATGCTCGGCGTCATGGTCGTCCCGGCCGTGATCTACGGGCTGCTGTCCTTCGTCATCCCGGAGTCCCCCCGCTACCTGATCTCCGCCGGCCGCACCGAGCAGGCCAAGAAGGTGCTGCGCGAGGTCGAGGGCTCGAAGATCGACATCGACGCGCGTGCCGCCGAGATCGAGCACGCGATGCACTCCGAGCAGAAGTCCACCTTCAAGGACCTGCTGGGCGGCCGCTTCGGCTTCCTGCCCATCGTCTGGATCGGCATCGGCCTCTCCGTCTTCCAGCAGCTCGTCGGCATCAACGTGATCTTCTACTACAGCTCCTCGCTGTGGCAGTCCGTCGGCATCGACCCGACCAGCTCGTTCCTCTACTCCTTCACCACGTCGATCATCAACATCATCGGCACGGTGATCGCGATGGTTCTCGTCGACCGGATCGGCCGCAAGCCGCTCGCCCTCATCGGCTCGGCGGGCATGGCCGTCTCCCTGGGCCTGTGCGCGTGGGCGTTCTCCTTCAAGGAGGAGATCGGCGGCACCATCTCGATCCCCAGCACCCAGGGCACGGTCGCGCTGATCGCCGCCCACGCCTTCGTGCTCTTCTTCGCCCTGTCCTGGGGCGTGGTGGTCTGGGTGCTGCTCGGCGAGATGTTCCCGAACCGCATCCGGGCCGCGGCCCTCGGTGTCGCCGCATCGGCCCAGTGGATCGCCAACTGGGTCATCACCGTGTCGTTCCCGTCCCTGTCGGACTGGAGCCTGTCCGGCGCGTACGTCATC